One window from the genome of Paramisgurnus dabryanus chromosome 20, PD_genome_1.1, whole genome shotgun sequence encodes:
- the LOC135786869 gene encoding galectin-related protein A: MTDKGNEEDYVGEIKGGLRPTMRLTVMGIVHKHPKSMVVLVSCQSKIEEDEEIEGDVALELKVNFAERAVIRNARLSGQWGASETALSFFPFESGEPFKMEIVCEHQQFRILVDGRPLCGFAHRFTQLSSLTALRVHGDLQLTKVA, translated from the exons ATGACAGATAAAGGAAAT GAGGAGGACTATGTCGGGGAGATCAAAGGGGGGCTACGGCCGACGATGAGGCTTACAGTAATGGGTATTGTTCACAAGCATCCCAAAAG CATGGTAGTGTTAGTGTCGTGCCAGTCTAAGATTGAGGAAGATGAGGAAATCGAGGGTGATGTTGCTCTGGAGCTGAAGGTAAACTTTGCAGAAAGAGCTGTAATTCGCAACGCCCGTCTGTCAGGGCAGTGGGGTGCTTCGGAGACCGCCCTCTCTTTCTTCCCCTTTGAATCAGGGGAGCCCTTTAAG ATGGAGATTGTGTGTGAGCACCAGCAGTTTCGGATTCTGGTGGATGGGAGGCCCTTGTGTGGTTTTGCTCACAGATTTACTCAGCTATCATCTCTCACTGCTCTTAGAGTCCATGGAGACCTACAGCTCACCAAAGTGGCCTGA